From the Corallococcus exiguus genome, the window CCCGTTCCGCTTCAGCGCGCAGGCGTTCCCGTTCGGCTCCGCGAGCTCCGTGAAGGCCCCGTCATCCTGCCCCCGGAAGAGGCGGGTCGTCGTGGAGACCCAGACCGTGCGCCCGTCCGGGGACGCCTCCACGCTGGAGATGCGCTCGTAGGTGTCCATCACCGACGTCAGCGTGACGCCACCGTCCGTGCTCTTGAGCAGCCAGTCGCGCCCCTGGGCGGAGATCTTCGCCCACAGCACGTCCGGTGACGCGTCGCTCACGCGCAGCAGCACCAGGTCATACGGGAGCTTCAACGCGGTGAGCGGCTGGGGCAGCCGCGTCCAGACACGCCCGCCGTCATCGCTGCGCGCCAGGAACTGGCCTTCCGCGTCCTGGCCCGACGCGTAGAGGCGAAGCGGATCCGACGCGGCGATGCGGATGGACGAGTAGCGAGAGCCCGGCGTCGGCGCCAGCGCCTGCACCCAGGACTCCCCGCCGTCCTCGGAGCGGTACAGCCCGTTGTTCAGGGACGGCCGCCCCGTGCTGACGTACAGGAACCGCTCGTCCGTCGGGTGCACCGCCAACCCGGTGACCCACGTGTCTTTGAAATAGGTATGCGGCGCCCACGAGCAGCCGCTGTCGTCGGAGCGGATCAGCGCGCTCCCCGTGGCGGCCATGATGGCCCCGCCAGACAGCCAGAAGTAGCGCTCCGGACGCCAGATGGCGATGCCCATGCCCTCCGGGCAGATCCACCGCCAGGTCGTCCCCTGGTCGCGGGAGATGAGCGCGCCGGAAGCGTCACCCATGATCCAGTCGTCCTCGTGCCCGCGGCGCACGCTGATGCTGCTCGCCTCGTCGGGCATGCCCCAGTGCGCCCCGGCCGGAGCCGCCCACAACGACAGGAGCAGCGGCAGCCTCCAGGACAGGAGGATGGATGTCTTCTTCACGGTGAGGCTCCAGCGCGGAGAGGAAACAACGAGCGGCCGCTCCCGGATGCGCTCCGGGGCACGGCCGCTCGCATGGGGGGACCGACTAGTTGGGCGCGTTGCGGTACTCGAAGTCCTCGAGCGTCATCAGGTAGTCCTTCTTGTCCTCGCGGTACCGGAAGCAGTAGCGCGTCGGGTAGAGGCCGGAGGCCTCCATCGCCGGAGGCGCCTTGATGGGGCGGCAGTCCTCGGCGGGCTTGCTCTTGGCGAAGCCGCCCTCGACGACGGTCTCGAAGTACGTGATGTGGCCGTCGTAGGCGCCGTAGACGAACGCCTGCGTGAAGGGCTCGCCGTTGAAGGGCGACTCGGCGATGTCCGCCAGGTGGTTGCCCATGCGCGCGGACACGCCCTTCTGGTTCTCGAAGCCCGTCGGGTAGAAGGGCGCCGGCGGATCCTTGATGGCCTTCGCGTAGTCGTTGCAGTCCGTGTAGACGCCGCACGGGCCGGTGCGGATGAAGTTACGCGTCACGAAGTCCTGCATGAAGAAGTGCAGGTCGAAGTGCCCCTTGTCGAACGCGCCGATGGGGCCGTGGCCCCGGCCCTGCCAGTTGAACATGATCCACTGGAAGGGGACGTCCTTCATCTTGGGGAACCAGAGCACGCGCTCGTGGCCGCCGTTGCACTCCTTCTCCGGGTCCGTCACGCCGTCGTTGTTCATGTCCCAGCACGTCTGCCCGTCGTTCGTCGGCAGGTGGGGCAGCATGGGCAGCGTGTCCATGGCGGCCTGATCCACGGTGACGCCAATGGCCTTCACGGAGCCGTCCGCGTTCTTGTGGATGATGGACTGCACGTAACCGTCGCCAAACGACACGCGGTTCTCCATCAGGTCGCACGTGCCGCGGTACGCGCCGTCCTTCAACCGCTTGGACAGCTCCTTCTCGGAGACCTTCTGGACCTTGTTGTCGACACAGGCGTCGACGGTCTCCCCTTCATCGGAACAGCCGGCCATGCCCAGCAGGGCCGCACCCAGGATCCACGGACTCAGACGATGAAACACGGTTGCACTCCTTGTGAACGAAACGAGATGAACGAAGCAGAAGCCCTGGCTCAGGCGCGCAGGGCGGACGACAGCGAGCCCACGAGCGCGTCGAGCCCGTGGCTGAACAGGGTGTAGTGATTGCCTTCCAGCTCCACGAGCTGGCCGCCCGAGGTGAGCCGCAGCCACGCCTCCGCGTTCTGCCGCGAGGCGCCTCCGGGCTGCGCGCCCCGGCAGAACCAGACGCGGCCGGCGTAGGGCCGGGCCTGGTACGCGGTGAGGGCGCGCATGTTCGCCTTGAACACCTCCGCGTGCGCCCCCAGCGTCGCGCGGTCGAGCTCCGGAGCGATGGCCTCCTGCGCCCGCAGGTCCTCCACCACGCGCTCCAGCACCGCGTCCGCGGGCAGGGCCCGCAGCGCGCCGGCATCCACCGAGACGCGGCGGGCCGACAGGGCGCCCAGGTCCTCGGCGAAGCGCGCCATCAGCGCCGCCTCGTCCATGACGTCCCCGCCCTGCCCCGCTGGCGGGACGAGCACGTCGATGAGCGCGAGCGTGGAGACGGTGTCCCCCGCCGCCTGGAGCTGGCGCGCCATCTCGTAGGCGACGACGCCGCCCATGGACCACCCGCCCAGGTGATACGGACCGCGCGGCTGCACGTCGCGCAGCGCCTCCAGATACGCGGCGGCCATGGCCTCGATGGACCGGGCCGGCGCGCCGGGCGGCACCTGGATCCCGAAGACGGGCTGATCCGTCCCCAGCTTCCGCGCCAGCTCCGCGTAGCAGAGGACGCTGCCTCCCACCGGGTGCACGAGGAAGAGCGGAGGCCGCGTGCCCGAAGGCTGGATGGGCACCAGCGCGCCACGCCCCTCGCGACGCGGCGCCTCCGGCCCGGCCAGGGACTCGGCGAGCAGCGCGATGGTGGGCATCTCGAAGAGGGTCGCCAGCGGCAGCTCCCGGCCCAGCTCCTGACGCAGCCGCGCCATCAGCCGCACCGCGAGCAGCGAGTTGCCGCCCACCTCGAAGAAGTTGTCGTGGACGCCCACGGGTCCCGGCAAGAGCCCTTCCCAGAGGCCGGCCAGCGTCTTCTCCAGCTCGGTGCGCGGCGGCACCTTGACGCCGGTCTGCTTCGGCTGCTGCGTGCCCTCCAGGGCCGGCAGCGCGCCGCGGTCCACCTTCCCGTTCGCGCTGAGCGGCAGCGAGTCCAGCGTCACGAAGGTCTGCGGCACCATGTACTCCGGCAGCTTCGTCCGCAGCGCGTCGCGCAGCGCGTCCAGCGCCGGGGGCGCCTCCGCGTCCAGCACCACGTAGGCCACGAGCCGCTTGTTGCCCCGCTTCTCTCCCACGGCGGACGCGACGGCGGCGCGCACGCCCGGGTGCTGGAGCAGCGCGTTTTCAATCTCGCCCAGCTCGATACGGAAGCCCTGGACCTTGACCTGGAAGTCCTCGCGGCCCAGGAACTCGATGTCGCCGGACGGCAGGAAGCGGCCCAGGTCTCCCGTGCGGTACAGCCGCTCGCCCGTCAGCGGGTGGCGGATGAAGCTTCCGCGGGTCTTCTCCTCGTCCCGCCAGTAGCCGCGCGCGACGCCCACGCCGCCGATGAAGATCTGCCCCGGCACCCAGGTGGGGCACGGCATCAGCGCGTCGTCGAGCACCAACATCTGCTGGTTCAGCATCGCCTTGCCGTAGGGGATGCTGGGCCAAGCGGGGTCCACGTCGCCAATGGGGTACACGATGGACCAGATGGCCGCCTCGGTGGCGCCGCCCATGCTGTAGACGGCGGCATTCGGCGCCACGGCGTGGATGCGCTCCGGCAGCGACACAGGAATCCAGTCACCGCTCATCATCACCGTCTTCAGCTGGGGCCACGCCTCGCCCAGGCCCGCCAGGTGGTCGGCCATCATCTCCATCAGCGCCGGGACGCTGTTCCACACCGTCACGCGGTGCTCGCGCACCAGGTGCAGCCAGCGGCCGGGCTCGCGCAGCTCGCCGGGCTCCGGGATGACCAGCGCGCCACCCGCGGCCAGCAGGCCGAAGACGTCCCACACCGACAGGTCGAAGTTCATCGCGGACAGCGCGAAGCCCCGGCTGTCCGCGCCGACGCCGTAGCGCGTGTTGACGTCCAGCAGCGTGTTGAGCGCCGACCGGTGTTCAATCATCACGCCCTTGGGGTGCCCCGTGGAGCCGGACGTGTAGATGACGTAGGCCAGGTCGTCCGGACGCTGCACGCTCGGCAGCGCGTCCGCGGACGGCCGCTGCGCCTCCGACCCGTCGATGGCCAGCACCGCGCTGGGGTCCACGCCCGCCAGCTCCAGCTTGAGCCAGGACTGGGTGAGCACCTGCCGGGCTCCCGTGTTCTCCAGGAGGTAGCGCAGGCGCGCCGGAGGCAGGTGCGAGTCAATGGGCACATACGCGGCGCCGGACTTGAGGACGCCCAGCGCGGCGACGACCTGCTCCCAGCCCTTCTCCATCACCAGGGCCACGAGCGCGTTGGGCCGGGCCCCCTGCTCGCGCAGCCAGTGCGCGACGCGGTTGGAGGCGGCGTCCAGCTCCCCATAGGTGAGCGTGCGGCGCGAGGTGATGACCGCGGGCCGGTCCGGCTGGAGGGCGGCGGCCCTCACGAACGGCTCGTGCATCAGGCCCTGCGCCACGGGCGCGGCCGTCGCGTTGGCCTCCCGGCGGACGTCCAGCTGCTCCGGAGGCACCAGCAGCCGGGTGCGCTCCGTCCATGCGGCGGGCTCCGCAGCCAGCCGCGTCACCAGGCCCGAGTAGGCCTGGAACATGGCGTCGATCATCCCCGCCGGGAACAGCTCCTCCACCACGTCCCAGTTGAGGACGAGTCCACCGCCGTCCTCCACCACCTGGTGGTCCAGGAACACCTGGGGCGTGCGGATGCTGCTGTGGATCTCCTCGCCGCCCGTGCCCATGGTGAGCAGGTGCTGGGCCAGGCCGGCCGGAGCGGCGTCGCCTTCGCGCGAGTGGAAGTTGATGGTGCTCGCGTAGACGACGGGCATGCGGGCGCGCCGCATGTCGCCGTCTCGCCGGTTGAGTTCACGCAGCACGCGCACGCCGCTGAACGACGCGTGGTCCAGGTCGTTCCACAGCTGCTGCTGGAGCCGCTGCGCCCGCGAGGAGATGGACTCCGCGCGCTCCACCTGCACCTCCAGCAGCGTGGTGGCGCTGAAGTTGCCGAGCACCCGGTCCACATGCGGGTGCAGCGGCACGCGGTTGAAGAACAGCACGTTGAGCGTGAAGGCGCGGCTGCGGCCCCAGGTGGCCAGCACCTCGGAGTAGGCCGCGCACATCACCATGGAGGGCGTGACGCCCGCCTCGCGCGCCAGCTCCTTGAAGCGCGCCCACTGCGCCTTGGGCAGCCGGAACGAGCGGTGCGTGAAGCGCGGCAACTCCAGCGTGCCCGGGTGGCGGGCCATGGGGAGCTCCGGCGCGGGCGGCAGCTTGGGGACGCGGTCGAGCCAGTACTTCTCCGCGGCGGCGTACGCGGGGCCAGACTCAAGCGCCTGCACGCCCAGCACATAGTCGCGGAAGGTGATGTCGATGGGCCGCAGCGCACCGGCGCCCTCGCGGTACACGGCGGACCATTCCTTGAAGAGCAGCGACGTGCTCCACGCGTCCACCACCAGGGCGTCGAAGCCCAGGTGCAGCCGCGTGCGCTCACCATCCAGCCGCGTGGCCCGGACGTCGAACAGCGGGAAGCGGTCCGTCTGGAAGACCTGGGTGGCCATCTCCGTGCGCAGCGCCGCGAGCGCGCGCTCGACCTGGGACGCGTCCTGGCCCCGCAGGTCCACCGTGCGGATGACGAAGGAAGGCACCGTGGACAGCACCCGCTGCTGCCCGTCCGGCGTCACCACCGCGCGCAGCATGTCGTGGCGCTGGATGACGACGTCCAGGCTCGAGCCCAGCCGCTCCAGGTCCACGCCCAGCAGGTCCACCTCCAGGAAGAAGTAGGTGGACACGCCGCCCAGTTCGAAGGAGCGGGTGCGGCCCAGCAGGTACGCCTGCTGGAGGTCCGTCATGCCGAAGGGCTGGTGGCGCCCTTCCCCGTCATGCACGAGCACCTCCACCGGGGCCGGCTCCGCGCTCGCGGTCCGCGCTGGCTCCGCCGCGCTGCTCGCGGGAGGCGCCTCCAGCGACAGCTGACCGAGGATCTCCGAGCAAAGGGCCTTGAGGCTCGCGCCCGCCAGGAGCCCGCCGAGCGACAACGCCACGTTCAGCTCGTTGGCGACCGCGCTCTTGAGTTCCAACGCCATCAGCGAGTCGAAGCCCGCGTGCGCCAGTGGCGCGTCCACGTCCACGTCCGCGGCGGACGCGCGCAGGATGACGGCGACCTGAGCGCGCAGCCACTCCACGAGCCGGGGCGTGCGCTGCGCCACCGGCAGGCGCGCGAGCACATCCCTCAGGCCCGACGAAGCGGGACGGGCGGCGCTCGCCGTCGGCGATACTTCCGCGCGCGTCACCTTCTGGAGCGCCTGGACCGTCGTGCGCTTGAGCAGCGCTCCTTCAGCGCGCAGGAAGACGCGGCCCTGCGCGTCCGCCACGTCCACGTCCGCGACAATCGTCGTGTCCCCGTCTTTCCAGGGGCGCAGCCGCACGTGGGCCCGGGTCGCGGTCGCCGGGGTGGCGGGACCGACGACGAAGCGGGCGACCTCGACGATCATGTAGATGGCGTCCTCGGGCACGTTGCCCGGCAGGCACGCGAAGACCGCCTGGAAGAGCGCGTCCACCAGGCCCGGGTGGACGCGGTAGCCCTCCGCCTCCTTCGCGTCGGGCGCGCGCATCGTCGCGAGCGCCTCGCCCTCGCGGAAGCGGACCTGCTCAATCCATCGCGCCGAGTGCCCGAGCACCAGCTGGCGCTTCTCCATGCGCGCGTAGAACTCCGCGCCGTCCAGCGTCCGCGTGCACCGCGCGAGGATGGCGTCCGCGGACTCCAGGCCCTTCTCCTCCTGGGCCTCCGCGAGCCGTCCCTCCACGTGCACCGCCCAGGCGCTGGAGTCCTCCGAGGCCCCCGGCGGCAGGCTGTGGAGCGCGAAGCCACGCTCACCCTTCGCGTCCAGTGGCTCCACCACCAGGTGCGCGACGCGCGTCTCGTCGTCGTCCATGAGGAGCCCGCGCCGGACCGACAGGCCCTCCACACGGCAGGCTCCGGCTCCCGGCGTCAGCGCGTGCCAGGACTGAAGCGCGGCCTCCAGGAAGACGCCCACGTTCACCACCCGCATCCCGCCCATCCGGCAGTCCGCCAGACACGGGTGCTGGGCCGCGTCGTACCGCACGCGGAACTGGGCCGCGGGCAGCGGCGACGGCAGCCGGTTCCCCAGCAGCGTCGTCGAGGCGGTCTCCTCCCGCACCGGTGCCGAGGACCGGGCCGCCGCACCGGGCGCGGGGGCGGCGTACCAGTACCGCTTCCGGTCGAAGGTGTACGTCGGCAGCGGGACCCGCCGCGGCTCGAGGCCCGCGTGCAGGTGGTCCCACTCCAGGTCGGCGCCGCGCGTGTACAGGGCTCCAGCGCTCTCCAGCATGGAGCGCTGGGCGGACAGCCCCTTGCGCATCGAGGGCAGGAAGGCGCGGTCCCCCGCGGGCGCGTAGCGCTTCACCATGCCGATGAGGTGGGGCGCGGGGCCCACCTCCACGAAGGTGTCGAAGCCGTTCTCGAACAGCCACTCCATGCTGGCCTGGAAGCGCACGGCCTCGCGGGCGTGGTCGCGGAAGTAGCGCGGCCCCAGCGTGCCGGCGTCCACGGGCCGGCCCGTCAGATTGGAGATGAGCGGGAGGGACGGCTCATGGAACGTGAGCCCGGACGCGGCCTGCTCCAGCGCGTCCAGCATCGGATCCAGCAGCGGCGAGTGGAACGCCTGCGAGACGTTGATGCGCTTGTGCTTGTGGCCCTGCGCCATCAACGCCTGGAGCACCTGCTCCACGGCGTCCACCTGGCCGGAGATGACGATGTTGTCCGGCGCGTT encodes:
- a CDS encoding WD40/YVTN/BNR-like repeat-containing protein, yielding MKKTSILLSWRLPLLLSLWAAPAGAHWGMPDEASSISVRRGHEDDWIMGDASGALISRDQGTTWRWICPEGMGIAIWRPERYFWLSGGAIMAATGSALIRSDDSGCSWAPHTYFKDTWVTGLAVHPTDERFLYVSTGRPSLNNGLYRSEDGGESWVQALAPTPGSRYSSIRIAASDPLRLYASGQDAEGQFLARSDDGGRVWTRLPQPLTALKLPYDLVLLRVSDASPDVLWAKISAQGRDWLLKSTDGGVTLTSVMDTYERISSVEASPDGRTVWVSTTTRLFRGQDDGAFTELAEPNGNACALKRNGTLYGCGSGWTGGWALAKSADEGTTWEPMFKLGDVQGAHLCPAATPVQQRCPALWPQLAQLYGAAPDGGVGPTQDAGPSEQPVAPASPDGCAASPGLVPGALLVLATVWGRRSRRDALARSRRS
- a CDS encoding non-ribosomal peptide synthetase/type I polyketide synthase; the protein is MSTPPVSTEASNRDELLQRALERIREFRGKLDAVESQRSEPIAVVGMSCRLPGGNDDPSTLWRFLRSGGDGIRTFPQERGAAATPDGQLFKGGFLEHVDRFDAGVFGISPREAATLDPQQRLFLEVSWEALENAAQPFDKLEGSMAGVFVGITNYDYCQKLMQETPIDQLDAYCLTSNASTFAAGRLSYWLGLRGPSLSVDTACSSSAVALHQACQSLRAGECSLALAGGVNVLLSPEWFVVLSRAGMLSPDGYCKTFDRDANGYTRGEGCVVFVLKRLSDAVAAKDHIHALIRGSCVNQDGRSGGLTVPNPAAQQDVIRGALKAARVGADRVSYVETHGTGTPLGDPIEVRALGAALGEGRAEGDRIHIGSIKANIGHLEPAAGAAGLMKVILALQNEELPPQVQFRELNPEIDLEALPVAISTRPEAWPRAERPRIAGVSSFGASGTNAHLVVEEAPAVVRPARAFEPGTQLFTLSARSPAVLARLAGRHALHLAAKRDLLLEDVCFSVNTGRARFAERVALPVDDLESLQHALSAIAAGELPAGASLGRAQVGQGPKVAFLFTGQGSQFPGMAVELHASQPVFRQALDRCAEALKSHWDVPLLTLLRGEGFTAGLLDQTRYTQAALFSVEYALAMLWRSWGVVPSAVLGHSVGEYVAACVAGVFEPDAAVALLAVRGALMQALPAAGAMASVFASEAQVRAALEGKADRVSVAAVNAPDNIVISGQVDAVEQVLQALMAQGHKHKRINVSQAFHSPLLDPMLDALEQAASGLTFHEPSLPLISNLTGRPVDAGTLGPRYFRDHAREAVRFQASMEWLFENGFDTFVEVGPAPHLIGMVKRYAPAGDRAFLPSMRKGLSAQRSMLESAGALYTRGADLEWDHLHAGLEPRRVPLPTYTFDRKRYWYAAPAPGAAARSSAPVREETASTTLLGNRLPSPLPAAQFRVRYDAAQHPCLADCRMGGMRVVNVGVFLEAALQSWHALTPGAGACRVEGLSVRRGLLMDDDETRVAHLVVEPLDAKGERGFALHSLPPGASEDSSAWAVHVEGRLAEAQEEKGLESADAILARCTRTLDGAEFYARMEKRQLVLGHSARWIEQVRFREGEALATMRAPDAKEAEGYRVHPGLVDALFQAVFACLPGNVPEDAIYMIVEVARFVVGPATPATATRAHVRLRPWKDGDTTIVADVDVADAQGRVFLRAEGALLKRTTVQALQKVTRAEVSPTASAARPASSGLRDVLARLPVAQRTPRLVEWLRAQVAVILRASAADVDVDAPLAHAGFDSLMALELKSAVANELNVALSLGGLLAGASLKALCSEILGQLSLEAPPASSAAEPARTASAEPAPVEVLVHDGEGRHQPFGMTDLQQAYLLGRTRSFELGGVSTYFFLEVDLLGVDLERLGSSLDVVIQRHDMLRAVVTPDGQQRVLSTVPSFVIRTVDLRGQDASQVERALAALRTEMATQVFQTDRFPLFDVRATRLDGERTRLHLGFDALVVDAWSTSLLFKEWSAVYREGAGALRPIDITFRDYVLGVQALESGPAYAAAEKYWLDRVPKLPPAPELPMARHPGTLELPRFTHRSFRLPKAQWARFKELAREAGVTPSMVMCAAYSEVLATWGRSRAFTLNVLFFNRVPLHPHVDRVLGNFSATTLLEVQVERAESISSRAQRLQQQLWNDLDHASFSGVRVLRELNRRDGDMRRARMPVVYASTINFHSREGDAAPAGLAQHLLTMGTGGEEIHSSIRTPQVFLDHQVVEDGGGLVLNWDVVEELFPAGMIDAMFQAYSGLVTRLAAEPAAWTERTRLLVPPEQLDVRREANATAAPVAQGLMHEPFVRAAALQPDRPAVITSRRTLTYGELDAASNRVAHWLREQGARPNALVALVMEKGWEQVVAALGVLKSGAAYVPIDSHLPPARLRYLLENTGARQVLTQSWLKLELAGVDPSAVLAIDGSEAQRPSADALPSVQRPDDLAYVIYTSGSTGHPKGVMIEHRSALNTLLDVNTRYGVGADSRGFALSAMNFDLSVWDVFGLLAAGGALVIPEPGELREPGRWLHLVREHRVTVWNSVPALMEMMADHLAGLGEAWPQLKTVMMSGDWIPVSLPERIHAVAPNAAVYSMGGATEAAIWSIVYPIGDVDPAWPSIPYGKAMLNQQMLVLDDALMPCPTWVPGQIFIGGVGVARGYWRDEEKTRGSFIRHPLTGERLYRTGDLGRFLPSGDIEFLGREDFQVKVQGFRIELGEIENALLQHPGVRAAVASAVGEKRGNKRLVAYVVLDAEAPPALDALRDALRTKLPEYMVPQTFVTLDSLPLSANGKVDRGALPALEGTQQPKQTGVKVPPRTELEKTLAGLWEGLLPGPVGVHDNFFEVGGNSLLAVRLMARLRQELGRELPLATLFEMPTIALLAESLAGPEAPRREGRGALVPIQPSGTRPPLFLVHPVGGSVLCYAELARKLGTDQPVFGIQVPPGAPARSIEAMAAAYLEALRDVQPRGPYHLGGWSMGGVVAYEMARQLQAAGDTVSTLALIDVLVPPAGQGGDVMDEAALMARFAEDLGALSARRVSVDAGALRALPADAVLERVVEDLRAQEAIAPELDRATLGAHAEVFKANMRALTAYQARPYAGRVWFCRGAQPGGASRQNAEAWLRLTSGGQLVELEGNHYTLFSHGLDALVGSLSSALRA